One genomic window of Desmospora activa DSM 45169 includes the following:
- a CDS encoding RNA polymerase sigma factor produces the protein MNHKGGGMEPFRDHDLVERAREGDSDAFAELVRRHRAKAHGWAQSITHDPHMAEDIVQDAFIRAFLRFGTLLESNRFLPWLRRIVQNEALGKVRRGGPYRKEQPFSSLKPVMHESEVNYEDIDSILDYLTRSRGQEEGSRYNPHEILVQKDILETIRQLLSCLSRRERSIFEAYFFEQLTPQEIADLLSTTTGNVYTSLHRAKQKVQRERIRIFLQRHIHIRKGKGLMGQKVLSTPKLSASWTSIAAAITTAIGYTGQDVSLSDVMGYTGHAFRLNIHKGDVDVAGPTAYKWNPVVSRGLAHLGFEVSDVGAQAQTSPEKLTEAVDLIHDSIDRGIPVVTWDLFVPEFGLIYGYDDEAQTFAAVDFKNDGKLPYDQLGMGEIKELAVFALGKWKPVDKKHAFLQALTMAVEHAYGKEPALRGFVQGVAAYDTWIEAFESGTVDPFGNSYNVAVAADARRFATHFLLERSACPKSIGDSRIVQLTARAAVCYAQVYESLQALNQLFPFPAGGNPNESTQRAQAITLLTRAKEEELKGVALMQEIVDALSASDEVVD, from the coding sequence ATGAACCATAAGGGAGGGGGGATGGAACCTTTCCGCGATCATGACTTAGTGGAGAGGGCACGGGAAGGGGATTCAGACGCTTTTGCGGAACTGGTTCGGCGGCACCGGGCAAAAGCGCACGGTTGGGCTCAATCGATCACACATGACCCGCACATGGCAGAGGATATCGTCCAGGATGCATTTATACGTGCTTTTTTGCGTTTTGGAACATTGCTTGAGTCAAACCGGTTTCTACCGTGGTTACGCCGTATTGTCCAAAATGAAGCATTGGGCAAAGTGCGGCGCGGTGGGCCTTACCGGAAGGAGCAGCCGTTTTCCAGTTTAAAACCGGTTATGCACGAATCAGAGGTTAATTACGAAGACATTGACAGCATTTTAGACTATTTAACGCGATCGCGCGGGCAAGAGGAAGGTTCAAGGTACAACCCACATGAAATACTCGTGCAAAAAGATATTTTAGAGACAATTCGTCAATTGCTGTCTTGTTTAAGCCGCCGGGAAAGGAGCATTTTTGAAGCTTATTTTTTTGAGCAACTGACACCACAGGAGATTGCTGACTTGTTATCAACGACAACGGGAAATGTGTACACCTCTTTACACCGTGCAAAACAAAAAGTACAGCGTGAACGCATCCGTATTTTTTTGCAACGCCATATCCACATTCGAAAGGGGAAAGGGTTAATGGGACAAAAAGTGTTATCGACTCCAAAATTGTCGGCAAGTTGGACATCGATTGCGGCCGCAATTACAACGGCCATCGGTTATACGGGTCAGGACGTATCATTATCAGATGTGATGGGATATACGGGGCATGCCTTTCGGTTGAACATTCATAAAGGAGATGTCGATGTAGCAGGTCCGACGGCGTATAAATGGAATCCGGTTGTGTCGCGGGGCCTTGCCCACCTTGGCTTTGAAGTAAGCGATGTCGGTGCACAAGCACAGACTTCACCTGAAAAACTGACGGAAGCGGTTGATTTGATTCATGATTCGATCGATCGAGGGATACCGGTGGTTACGTGGGATTTGTTTGTTCCTGAGTTTGGGTTAATTTACGGTTACGACGATGAAGCGCAAACGTTTGCGGCGGTTGACTTCAAAAATGATGGAAAACTACCTTATGACCAGCTCGGTATGGGAGAGATAAAGGAACTGGCCGTTTTCGCTCTTGGAAAGTGGAAGCCGGTCGACAAGAAACATGCTTTTTTGCAAGCATTGACGATGGCTGTGGAACATGCATATGGAAAAGAACCGGCTTTGCGTGGGTTTGTCCAGGGAGTGGCCGCTTATGATACATGGATTGAGGCGTTTGAATCAGGTACCGTTGATCCCTTTGGTAACTCATACAATGTAGCAGTGGCAGCGGATGCAAGGCGGTTTGCTACACACTTTTTGTTAGAAAGAAGCGCTTGCCCGAAAAGTATTGGGGATAGCAGGATAGTGCAGTTAACGGCTCGAGCGGCAGTTTGCTATGCACAGGTTTATGAATCATTACAAGCCCTTAACCAGCTGTTTCCTTTTCCAGCAGGCGGCAATCCGAATGAATCGACACAGCGAGCACAGGCGATTACCCTGCTCACTCGGGCTAAAGAAGAGGAATTAAAGGGTGTCGCTCTTATGCAAGAAATTGTTGACGCTCTTTCAGCCAGTGATGAAGTCGTTGATTGA
- a CDS encoding RDD family protein, whose product MKPNLTESYESYQSTRYASLKLRMYAFLLDYLIIVAYGILLGLVSSLLQPVLTPLFTTSPLSAEITGFFLITLPVTLYFAICESSNWQGTWGKRKMGIQVTDQNGDRPRLGRSLLRSVVKFTPWEMAHFVIWRLALPPEYFVHPSSYPLPFLYTVMSFVYIAVSLYMLTPLLSRSKRSIYDWIAGTAVVVK is encoded by the coding sequence GTGAAGCCTAATCTAACGGAATCATACGAATCATATCAATCCACCCGCTATGCTTCATTAAAATTACGCATGTATGCCTTCCTGTTAGACTATCTCATCATAGTCGCCTACGGCATTTTGTTAGGACTGGTATCTTCTTTATTACAGCCGGTTTTGACTCCCCTATTTACGACTTCCCCGTTATCCGCTGAAATCACCGGCTTTTTCCTTATTACCCTGCCGGTTACACTTTACTTTGCCATATGTGAAAGCTCAAATTGGCAAGGGACTTGGGGAAAAAGAAAAATGGGAATTCAGGTGACTGATCAAAATGGAGATCGTCCGCGACTAGGAAGATCGCTTTTACGGTCGGTAGTTAAATTCACCCCCTGGGAAATGGCGCATTTTGTAATTTGGCGATTGGCCCTTCCCCCCGAATACTTCGTTCATCCATCCTCTTACCCCCTTCCCTTTCTCTACACTGTCATGAGCTTCGTTTATATTGCCGTGTCCCTATATATGCTAACCCCTCTCCTTAGCAGAAGCAAAAGATCAATCTATGACTGGATTGCCGGAACTGCTGTTGTTGTAAAGTAG
- a CDS encoding FdhF/YdeP family oxidoreductase, translated as MEKQLRRRWNPKSWASVVPTGLGQVKPHHFRDMMRVAWDNRDQLGYAWRILNDGCCDGCALGTTGMKDWTMGGTHLCMVRLNLLRMNTMPALDVSALSDVTDLQQKSSKELREMGRLPYPMMRRKGEKGFSRISWEEALSLAAERIRHTDPQHLAFYLTSRGLGNEAYFTANKAARFLGTNHIDNAARICHAPSTIALQRSIGFGATTISYTDWIGTDLLILVGSNLANNQPVATKYIYYAKKAGTRVVVVNPYQEEGLDRYWVPSVAESAVFGTKLTDDFFPIGTGGDAAFFNGVLKHLLETNKADDDFIRQHTIGFESVRQHLLSLSWEQLEQSAGTSREEMRRFGDLYADANSSITVWSMGVTQHRHGTDNVQAITNLALALGRIGKPKSGLNPIRGHSGVQGGAEMGAVPTHYGMGRPVNPDTAQEIEKDWGFPLPPKPGWKATAMIQAAHNGKIDVMFFIGGNFLETLPDPSYVETALTRIPVRIHQDIVVSPQMLVEPEDEDGIVILLPAATRYETPGGITETSTERRVIYSPEIPGPRIGEARPEWQIPVELAKKVKPESAHLLHYDGPHQIRADIARIVPLYDGIQQLREKGDSFQWGGPRLCDDYRFNTPDGHARFFPANLPQEALPPGRYHVSTRRGKQFNSIVWGNHDNLTGSDRDDVFISPHDASALGIEEGDPLLLRSDTGEFRGRAKITRIQPGNLQVHWPEGNPLIPYGHFDSESGEPDYNAIVSIVPLNKTTDSSLDHFPAAATKEN; from the coding sequence ATGGAAAAGCAGTTGCGACGCAGGTGGAATCCAAAAAGTTGGGCTAGTGTGGTCCCAACCGGCCTGGGTCAGGTGAAACCGCATCACTTTCGGGATATGATGCGCGTCGCCTGGGATAACCGGGATCAATTGGGATACGCGTGGCGCATTCTGAACGACGGATGTTGCGACGGTTGTGCATTGGGAACGACAGGGATGAAGGATTGGACGATGGGGGGCACCCATTTATGCATGGTACGGTTAAATCTTCTCCGTATGAACACCATGCCGGCGTTAGATGTGTCCGCCCTGTCCGATGTTACCGACTTACAGCAGAAAAGTAGCAAGGAACTACGGGAAATGGGGCGCTTACCTTATCCGATGATGCGGAGAAAAGGGGAGAAAGGATTCTCCCGTATATCTTGGGAGGAGGCGCTGTCGCTGGCAGCGGAACGAATCCGCCATACCGACCCACAGCATCTCGCCTTTTATCTTACCTCCCGCGGCCTTGGCAATGAAGCGTACTTCACCGCCAACAAAGCGGCTCGCTTTCTCGGAACCAACCATATTGACAACGCCGCCCGAATTTGCCATGCCCCCAGCACCATCGCCCTGCAACGATCGATCGGCTTTGGAGCGACCACCATCTCCTACACCGACTGGATCGGCACCGATCTCTTGATTCTAGTAGGGTCCAATCTGGCCAATAATCAGCCGGTCGCCACCAAGTATATCTACTATGCCAAAAAAGCGGGTACACGGGTGGTAGTGGTCAACCCCTACCAAGAAGAGGGGCTGGATCGTTATTGGGTACCTTCCGTTGCGGAAAGCGCTGTTTTTGGCACCAAATTGACGGACGACTTCTTCCCAATCGGTACTGGAGGGGATGCCGCTTTTTTCAATGGGGTATTAAAACATCTGCTGGAGACAAATAAGGCGGATGATGATTTTATTCGGCAACACACCATCGGGTTTGAATCTGTACGACAACATCTGCTCTCCCTCAGTTGGGAGCAGCTGGAGCAATCAGCAGGAACGTCCCGGGAGGAGATGCGCCGCTTCGGCGACCTGTACGCCGATGCCAATTCCTCGATTACCGTGTGGAGTATGGGTGTGACCCAGCATCGACACGGCACCGACAATGTGCAGGCCATCACCAATCTGGCGCTGGCATTGGGACGGATCGGAAAACCGAAATCCGGCCTCAATCCGATTCGGGGCCACTCCGGCGTACAAGGCGGTGCTGAAATGGGAGCGGTCCCCACTCATTACGGAATGGGACGACCGGTCAATCCCGATACCGCTCAGGAAATTGAAAAAGATTGGGGATTCCCGTTACCCCCAAAGCCGGGCTGGAAAGCGACCGCCATGATTCAAGCCGCACACAACGGCAAGATCGATGTCATGTTTTTCATCGGTGGAAATTTCCTTGAAACCCTTCCCGATCCCTCCTATGTAGAGACGGCTCTTACCCGCATCCCTGTCCGCATTCACCAGGATATTGTCGTTAGCCCGCAGATGTTGGTGGAGCCGGAAGATGAAGACGGAATCGTAATTCTCCTGCCGGCGGCAACCCGTTATGAAACACCTGGTGGCATCACGGAAACATCGACGGAACGGCGTGTGATCTACAGCCCGGAAATCCCTGGACCCCGTATCGGTGAAGCCCGACCGGAGTGGCAAATCCCAGTGGAACTCGCCAAAAAGGTAAAACCGGAATCCGCCCATTTGCTCCATTATGACGGCCCCCACCAGATCCGAGCAGATATCGCCCGCATCGTTCCCCTCTACGACGGCATCCAACAGTTGCGGGAAAAGGGAGACAGCTTTCAATGGGGCGGTCCGCGTCTATGCGATGATTACCGCTTTAACACCCCTGACGGCCATGCCCGCTTCTTTCCCGCCAACCTACCGCAGGAAGCGCTTCCCCCTGGTCGTTATCACGTCAGTACCCGCCGCGGAAAGCAGTTTAACAGCATTGTGTGGGGAAATCACGATAATCTGACCGGATCGGATCGGGACGACGTGTTTATCTCCCCCCATGATGCGAGCGCCCTTGGGATCGAGGAAGGAGATCCGCTGTTGCTCCGTTCGGACACAGGCGAATTTCGGGGACGAGCCAAAATCACCCGTATTCAGCCCGGCAACCTACAAGTACATTGGCCAGAAGGCAACCCCTTGATCCCCTATGGCCATTTTGACAGTGAAAGCGGCGAACCAGATTACAATGCCATCGTCAGCATTGTGCCGCTAAACAAAACAACTGATTCATCGCTGGATCATTTTCCCGCCGCAGCCACCAAGGAGAACTAA
- a CDS encoding peptidylprolyl isomerase, with protein MAIKGRIEMENGETIELEFFPEAAPGTVANFCKLADEGFYDGLTFHRVIPGFVSQGGCPIGNGTGGAGYTIPCETADNPHKHEPGVLSMAHAGKDTGSSQFFIVHEAQPHLDGVHTVFGRVTSGLETAKNMKNGDRMTSVKVWED; from the coding sequence ATGGCTATCAAAGGACGCATAGAAATGGAAAACGGAGAAACGATCGAGCTAGAGTTTTTTCCCGAAGCCGCTCCCGGAACGGTTGCCAATTTCTGCAAATTGGCCGACGAAGGTTTTTACGACGGTTTAACCTTTCATCGGGTGATTCCAGGGTTTGTCAGCCAGGGAGGTTGTCCTATCGGCAACGGTACCGGTGGGGCAGGATACACCATCCCTTGCGAAACGGCAGACAATCCACACAAGCATGAACCCGGTGTATTATCGATGGCGCATGCTGGTAAAGATACGGGTTCTAGTCAATTCTTTATCGTACATGAAGCCCAACCCCATCTGGACGGGGTTCATACCGTGTTCGGCCGGGTAACATCAGGACTGGAAACCGCCAAAAACATGAAGAACGGGGATCGTATGACCTCGGTTAAAGTTTGGGAAGATTGA
- a CDS encoding L-lactate MFS transporter: MEQVKKTDRWRIVAAAIVMQLALGAVYGWSVFVNPLMNQYGWTRSEVSLAFTLAIFFLGLGTIVGGLLQDRKGPRLVATIAGIFYGLSYLLTAVADSLPLLYLSYGVIGGVAMGMGYIVPVAVLVKWFPDKRGLITGLAVFGYGAGALLMSPVAARLIEIWGLTQTFTLLGVAYLVMVTGAAQFYRNPPTGWSPPGWQPSHQEQSTRANRDFTVKEALKTRQFWMMFAMLFLNVSAGIMIISQASPMGQEIIGLDPVQSAAVVVGTISLFNAVGRIFWAAISDWIGRRQVFVTMFLIQAPLFFLLPHLNGILLFVTATAMIALCYGGGFGTMPSFCADTFGTKNVGGIYGWMLLAWGLAAIPSPLMIARIRELTETYTPALYTIALVLVAASLLPLLIRPPVKEKQIPPSISAKG; encoded by the coding sequence GTGGAACAAGTAAAAAAGACTGATCGCTGGCGTATTGTTGCAGCGGCGATTGTGATGCAACTCGCCCTGGGGGCGGTTTATGGATGGAGCGTCTTTGTTAATCCTCTGATGAACCAATACGGCTGGACGCGATCGGAGGTTTCCCTCGCCTTCACCCTGGCCATATTCTTTCTCGGTTTGGGCACGATTGTGGGCGGATTGCTGCAAGATCGCAAAGGTCCACGGTTGGTCGCCACCATTGCCGGTATCTTTTACGGACTCAGTTATCTCTTGACCGCTGTGGCTGACTCTTTACCATTGCTGTATCTCTCCTATGGAGTGATCGGGGGAGTGGCGATGGGGATGGGTTATATCGTGCCCGTCGCTGTGCTGGTCAAATGGTTTCCCGATAAGCGCGGCCTCATCACCGGCTTGGCGGTATTCGGTTACGGCGCAGGAGCGTTGCTAATGAGCCCAGTGGCCGCCCGCCTCATCGAGATTTGGGGTCTAACACAAACATTCACCTTGCTGGGTGTAGCCTACCTGGTAATGGTGACCGGCGCTGCCCAGTTCTATCGCAATCCACCCACCGGATGGTCTCCTCCGGGGTGGCAACCCTCCCACCAGGAGCAATCTACCCGGGCCAATCGTGACTTTACGGTAAAGGAAGCGCTAAAAACACGCCAATTTTGGATGATGTTCGCCATGCTGTTTTTAAACGTCTCTGCCGGGATTATGATCATCTCCCAAGCATCGCCGATGGGGCAGGAGATTATCGGATTGGACCCGGTGCAATCCGCCGCTGTTGTGGTTGGAACCATCTCTCTCTTTAACGCCGTTGGACGTATTTTCTGGGCTGCTATCTCTGATTGGATCGGTCGACGTCAGGTTTTTGTCACCATGTTCCTAATACAAGCGCCACTCTTTTTCCTCTTGCCCCATCTCAACGGCATCCTTTTGTTTGTAACCGCTACTGCAATGATCGCTCTCTGTTACGGTGGTGGCTTTGGCACCATGCCCTCGTTTTGCGCCGATACCTTCGGTACCAAAAACGTCGGCGGCATCTACGGATGGATGCTTCTCGCCTGGGGCCTCGCCGCCATCCCCAGCCCATTGATGATCGCCCGCATCCGCGAGCTAACTGAAACCTACACCCCCGCCTTATATACGATTGCCCTTGTGCTGGTAGCTGCTTCTCTCCTTCCACTGTTGATCCGGCCACCTGTTAAAGAAAAACAGATCCCTCCGTCTATCTCCGCTAAGGGCTGA